A region of Streptomyces deccanensis DNA encodes the following proteins:
- a CDS encoding SgcJ/EcaC family oxidoreductase, whose translation MTRKNRIRAAIVTATALVTAGTVTAGVSMAGAEAAPKKPSKKEIAALFDGWNKALQTGSSKKVADRYAKDAVLLPTVSNKIRTDRAGLVDYFDHFLKNKPVGTKTKTIINVLDSNSAIDTGSYYFILTDPKTGEKKRVDARYTYEYEKRNGVWKIVNHHSSAMPEG comes from the coding sequence ATGACCCGCAAGAACCGGATACGCGCCGCCATCGTCACCGCCACCGCTCTGGTCACCGCCGGCACGGTCACCGCCGGTGTCAGCATGGCCGGGGCCGAGGCCGCGCCGAAGAAGCCCTCCAAGAAGGAGATCGCGGCGCTCTTCGACGGCTGGAACAAGGCGCTGCAGACCGGCAGTTCCAAGAAGGTCGCGGACCGGTACGCGAAGGACGCGGTCCTCCTGCCGACCGTCTCCAACAAGATCCGCACGGACCGCGCGGGCCTCGTCGACTACTTCGACCACTTCCTGAAGAACAAGCCGGTCGGCACGAAGACCAAGACGATCATCAACGTCCTGGACAGCAACTCCGCGATCGACACGGGCTCGTACTACTTCATCCTCACCGACCCGAAGACCGGCGAGAAGAAGCGCGTCGACGCCCGCTACACCTACGAGTACGAGAAGCGGAACGGCGTGTGGAAGATCGTGAACCACCACTCGTCGGCGATGCCCGAGGGCTGA
- a CDS encoding HAMP domain-containing sensor histidine kinase — MIRQLIRSYVLLVAVAIALFTVPVAFTLTDQLRDDTSEAVQREAKTMARLLGVGDTASCEALAQLAGAYPADEEKVEVTATDRCAPDRLKEPTADAALARALERGEITVDWGSDFIWGENLVVTVPAFERSADGKTETDKVVGAVRIVFSTDHLTYRLWTIWGFRAALAVLVLLAAAGIGVFAARRLTAPLRQLNEMASKMSDGDLTARSPVTGPQETQTLARTLNQAGERLDTLIASQRIFVADASHQLRTPLTALRLSLDNIADGVDDEFVREDVEQATAEVVRMSRLVNGLLVLARAEAKVTAAEPLSLRDVIQERLDVWRPAADERGVTITLRGSADGRPLVLASPGHLDQVLDNVLSNALEVSPDGATITVSVETRGDEVVLSVLDEGPGMSDAEKSRAFDRFWRGQGLTGKSGSGLGLAVVKQLVTDDNGTVALKDAPGGGLCVALTLRAARHGGG; from the coding sequence ATGATCCGTCAGCTCATCCGCAGCTACGTGCTCCTCGTGGCTGTGGCGATCGCCCTGTTCACCGTGCCCGTGGCGTTCACGCTCACGGACCAACTGCGGGACGACACCAGCGAGGCCGTCCAGCGCGAGGCCAAGACGATGGCCCGGCTGCTGGGTGTGGGCGACACCGCCTCCTGCGAGGCGTTGGCGCAGCTGGCCGGGGCTTACCCGGCCGACGAGGAGAAGGTCGAGGTCACCGCGACCGACAGGTGTGCGCCGGACAGGCTGAAGGAACCGACGGCGGACGCGGCGCTGGCCAGGGCCCTGGAGCGCGGCGAGATCACCGTCGACTGGGGCTCCGACTTCATCTGGGGCGAGAACCTGGTGGTCACCGTCCCCGCGTTCGAGCGCTCGGCGGACGGGAAGACGGAGACGGACAAGGTCGTCGGCGCCGTACGGATCGTGTTCTCGACCGACCATCTCACCTACCGCCTCTGGACGATCTGGGGCTTCCGGGCGGCGCTGGCCGTCCTGGTGCTCCTGGCCGCCGCGGGCATCGGCGTCTTCGCCGCCCGACGTCTGACCGCCCCGCTCCGCCAGCTCAACGAGATGGCGAGCAAGATGAGCGACGGCGACCTGACGGCCCGCTCCCCTGTCACCGGTCCCCAGGAGACGCAGACCCTGGCGCGCACGCTGAACCAGGCGGGCGAACGGCTGGACACGCTGATCGCCTCGCAGCGCATCTTCGTCGCCGACGCCTCCCACCAACTCCGCACGCCTCTCACGGCGTTGCGGCTGTCGCTGGACAACATCGCGGACGGGGTGGACGACGAATTCGTCCGGGAGGACGTGGAGCAGGCGACCGCCGAGGTGGTCCGGATGAGCCGGCTGGTCAACGGTCTGCTGGTGCTGGCGCGGGCCGAGGCGAAGGTGACGGCGGCGGAACCGCTGTCCCTGCGGGACGTCATCCAGGAGCGCCTGGATGTGTGGAGACCGGCCGCCGACGAGCGCGGAGTCACCATCACGCTCAGGGGGAGTGCCGACGGCCGGCCGCTTGTGCTGGCCAGTCCCGGTCATCTGGACCAGGTCCTGGACAACGTGCTCTCCAACGCCCTGGAGGTCTCGCCGGACGGTGCGACGATCACGGTCTCGGTGGAGACCCGGGGCGACGAGGTGGTGCTGTCGGTGCTGGACGAGGGGCCCGGTATGTCGGACGCCGAGAAGTCCCGCGCCTTCGACCGCTTCTGGCGCGGTCAGGGCCTCACCGGGAAGTCCGGGTCGGGCCTCGGCCTCGCCGTCGTCAAGCAACTCGTCACCGACGACAACGGGACCGTGGCCCTCAAGGACGCGCCCGGGGGCGGGTTGTGCGTCGCGCTCACGCTGCGCGCGGCGCGGCACGGGGGTGGCTGA
- a CDS encoding response regulator transcription factor, whose protein sequence is MRVLLVEDDEPVAESLRRGLLRYGFEVQWVNTGGAALSYDGPYDVVLLDLGLPDTDGLDVCKALRDRSQVPIIVISARSDETDRVVGLELGADDYVSKPFGVREVIARIRAVMRRVQPRAADAPPAGPDRYGPHLTVDRKAARVHLDGTEVALAPKEYDLLAFLTEEPGALMSREQIMEAVWDANWFGPTKTLDVHVAALRRKLAGAITIEAVRGVGFRLIVNEGAGAVGSEGSGTS, encoded by the coding sequence GTGCGCGTACTTCTGGTGGAAGACGACGAGCCGGTCGCCGAGTCCCTGCGACGAGGACTCCTGCGATACGGCTTCGAGGTGCAGTGGGTCAACACGGGCGGGGCGGCGCTGTCGTACGACGGCCCGTACGACGTCGTCCTCCTGGACCTCGGGCTGCCCGACACCGACGGCCTCGACGTCTGCAAGGCGCTGCGGGACCGCAGCCAGGTGCCGATCATCGTGATCAGCGCCCGCAGCGACGAGACGGACCGGGTGGTCGGCCTGGAGCTGGGCGCCGACGACTACGTCTCCAAGCCGTTCGGCGTCCGCGAGGTGATCGCCCGGATAAGGGCGGTGATGCGCCGCGTCCAGCCGCGCGCCGCCGACGCGCCCCCGGCCGGCCCCGACCGCTACGGCCCCCACCTGACCGTCGACCGCAAGGCCGCGCGCGTCCACCTCGACGGTACGGAGGTGGCGCTCGCGCCCAAGGAGTACGACCTCCTCGCCTTCCTCACCGAGGAGCCCGGCGCCCTGATGTCGCGGGAGCAGATCATGGAGGCGGTCTGGGACGCGAACTGGTTCGGCCCGACGAAGACGCTCGACGTCCATGTGGCCGCGCTGCGGCGCAAGCTCGCCGGGGCGATCACCATCGAGGCGGTGCGGGGAGTGGGGTTCCGGCTCATCGTGAACGAGGGCGCGGGTGCCGTCGGCAGTGAGGGCTCGGGCACGTCATGA